A window of the Miscanthus floridulus cultivar M001 chromosome 14, ASM1932011v1, whole genome shotgun sequence genome harbors these coding sequences:
- the LOC136504530 gene encoding aspartic proteinase nepenthesin-1-like, which yields MARPLLWLALLCAALAFSTCAAGLRLELTHVDAKENCTTKERMRRATERTHRRLASMAGGEASVPVHWNESQYIAEYLIGDPPQQAAAIIDTGSNLIWTQCSTCRAAGCFSQNLSFYDPSRSRTAKPVACNDTACALGAETRCARDNKACAVLTAYGAGVIGGVLSTEVFTFGQSENVSLVFGCITASRLTPGSLDGASGIIGLGRGKLSLPSQLGDNRFSYCLTPYFSDAANTSRLFVGASASLSSGPPVTSVPFLKNPDVAPFDTFYYLPLTGITVGTAKLAVPAAAFDLREVAPAKWAGTLIDSGSPFTSLVDVAYQALRDELVRQLGTGVVPPPAEAEGLDLCVGVAHGDAGKLVPPLVLHFGSGSGSGGGDVVVPPENYWALVDDTTACLVVFSTGGPNSTLPLNETTIIGNYMQQDMQLLYDLQQGVLSIQPADCSSV from the coding sequence CACCAAGGAGCGCATGCGCCGAGCCACTGAGCGCACCCACCGCCGTCTGGCGTCCATGGCGGGTGGCGAGGCGAGCGTGCCCGTTCACTGGAATGAGTCACAGTACATCGCCGAGTACCTCATCGGCGATCCGCCGCAGCAGGCGGCGGCCATCATCGACACCGGCAGCAACCTCATCTGGACGCAGTGCTCGACCTGCCGGGCGGCCGGCTGCTTCAGCCAGAACCTCTCCTTCTACGACCCGTCCCGGTCGCGCACGGCCAAGCCCGTGGCGTGCAACGACACGGCGTGCGCGCTCGGCGCCGAGACCCGGTGCGCGCGCGACAACAAGGCGTGTGCCGTGCTCACCGCTTACGGCGCTGGGGTCATCGGCGGGGTGCTCAGCACCGAGGTGTTCACGTTCGGCCAGTCGGAGAACGTGAGCCTCGTTTTCGGGTGCATCACCGCGAGCAGGCTCACGCCGGGCTCCCTGGACGGCGCGTCCGGCATCATCGGGCTGGGCAGGGGCAAGCTGTCGCTGCCGTCGCAGCTCGGCGACAACAGGTTCTCCTACTGCCTCACGCCTTACTTCAGCGACGCCGCGAACACGAGCCGCCTGTTCGTCGGCGCATCCGCCAGCCTGAGCAGCGGCCCGCCGGTGACGTCCGTGCCATTCCTCAAGAACCCCGACGTGGCCCCGTTCGACACGTTCTACTACCTTCCCCTCACCGGGATCACGGTGGGGACAGCCAAGCTCGCCGTCCCCGCGGCCGCGTTCGACCTCCGGGAGGTCGCGCCAGCGAAGTGGGCCGGCACGCTCATCGACTCGGGCTCCCCGTTCACGAGCCTCGTCGACGTGGCGTACCAGGCGCTGAGAGATGAGCTCGTGCGGCAGCTGGGCACCGGCGTAGTGCCGCCGCCGGCAGAGGCGGAAGGGCTCGACCTGTGCGTGGGCGTGGCGCACGGGGACGCCGGCAAGCTGGTACCCCCGCTGGTCCTGCACTTTGGAAGCGGCAGCGGTAGCGGCGGCGGGGACGTCGTGGTGCCGCCGGAGAACTACTGGGCACTCGTGGACGACACCACGGCGTGCTTGGTGGTGTTTAGCACGGGAGGGCCGAACAGCACGCTGCCGCTGAACGAGACGACCATCATCGGCAACTACATGCAGCAGGACATGCAGCTGCTCTACGACCTCCAACAAGGCGTGCTCTCCATCCAGCCGGCGGACTGCAGCTCCGTGTGA